gttttgaatttggttatttgggtttgtttgtgcctttgtgttttggatttgtaattttgtatttagatttgttaattttgtaccaaaggacaaaaggcccaaaaagtattaaatttttttcttgaaaaaattaaaatctattcAAAAACCGGCCCAAAACCGGTGTAATCCTGGCCCAAAACTGGTGTAAACATAGCCCAAAACCGGTCTAAAGACTCTAAACCCGGCCCAAAACTGGTCTAAACCCGGCCCAAAACGGAATTCAAAAGCAGTTTTAAAACCGCCGGTTATTAAggcaataaccgctaaccggcggttagcggttgcggttggtaaaataaaataaccgctaggcggttggtggttttagccaataaccgccggttataaccgcttgtacactcCTATTTAAATGTAAATTTTGATAGAGGTGTTTGTTGTTGATGTTTTGGTAAGTTATATGtgattgtttttgtattttaagattatAATGTTAAGTTTTGAAGAGAATGTTTGGTTATTGTGGTGTTTTGATATTTAGAGTTTTTGAGTTGTGTAGATGTTTGGATTGTTGAGTTGGTGTTTAAGATTTTGATGTTATGGCTGTCTTATTTGAATGAAGATAATgacattttgttattttgttggtTGGTAAAGAGTAGTTGGGTAAGGAGGAGGAGAATGTTGTGGAcaaagttagggtttttaggggtTTTCATGTTGAACACATGGCAGAGTGTACTCGTTCAAATGAGCCTAGCACAAAGCGCCTCATTCGAAGTCTAGATCGTAGGTCATTCGAATGAGATTGcctagaaatgaaaaataaggaATTGGTCCAAGAAAGAAGGAGGTTTCAAGGGTTGGTATTGAGACAAGTTCCCCAAAGGTATTCATAAAGGCTTAAGAGTAAAGTTAAAAATAGGACTTTAATGATTTGGAACCACGATTAACAGATCAGTTTTAAGAAGCTTTTAATGAAGACGATTTTCATAGGGTAATAAACCAAGTCGTTTAACGAAATCTAGCAtagttttaaaataattgagaaatgctacatatgAGTTAGGAAACGATTAGCTAGAGAATACAATTTAGTATTTTGTGACTAAACGCCGTCTAATGACTTGATATAAATCAAGGCGATGAACGAACGCTACGGAAGCACAATAACGAGGGaattaaactaccaaaggtAAGTAAGCCCCTATCAAAAGCAGTAAATTCATTTACACTAACTATGTTTTAGTATGTATATAGACTATAGTAGAAAAGCATGCAAGAGTATATGAGCCCGGGATTTATAGGATTTATGTATCATTTAAATTTCTCCAATATAGTTTTACGATTAGTAGAGAAGATTAGTTTTTAGAGCAGGTTTAAGAAAGATTTTAGTAatgtaaaagagaaataaaaacatGTGTTAAACTAGTTTGAAAGTTTTCAATATTAACTTTTGAAGAGAACATATAATAAGAACACATGTTATCAATAAATACGTGTAATCATACGACACAATCGGTTAGAAATTGATACTGAgtgtaaaaaatatgaataattaaGGATAAATTTATTTAGGTATATAAGAATATTAGAGTATATATCTACCTATGATGACAGTCTGGTGTTCGGTAATGGTATAATGGAGATCAACTGCAGCGATGGTCTGGTGTTCCGTCACAATATAGTCCTTATAGTTATAGAGGGTTGACCCATGATGACAGTTTGGTTCTCGGTCATGGTGAAAATTGATTCCCCATGATGAGGATCTAGTGCTCGGTCATGAGAGAATCACTCATAGCCACGGTAAGAGTAATTTAATTAATGTCTCGTTTACttcttaaaaagaaagagagttaATCTCTCGTCAAACCCATGATGACCATGGGTTGTGTAGATTAGCACAATCGCCATGTCTTTGGAGAAAGCTGACACCAAAGGTGGCGTGCAGCAGATTTACCGACTAAACCCCAACTTAACCTTGACTAATATCTCCTTAGATATTTTCAGCTATTAATGCTCCATATAGAGTCTCAATCACCCATTTTTTACGACCAAACGAGAATAGCCACCATGTCTTGCCATTTTGAGCAAACATTTCATTGCTCTCACCAATCTAACATACTGTGTGCATATCCTCTTTTTTTACTGTTGTAAGGGTGGTTTACTCCCCTATATTAGGATGAGTAATCTTTTGCCACCCCAAAACGTAACCCTAGCTAATTTTAGGggtttttttcaataaaataaataaaagtaataaaagttgtCATGTGGACAAAAGTGATCAGAAGTTGTGTTGAAATGGCAATATATCATATCTCATATTAGGAGAGCCTACCTAAGCCCTTGAAAAGACaatgttttgaaaaaaccaCTAGTATATAATagaagtttgaaatttttagcCACAATCCAACCACATACAGAGAGAGCAAATAACCTACTCAAGCTACGACTTGAAGCTAGCTGGGTCACTATTGACTTGAGGTGACAACATGTGCTGAAAAACCATCCGGTTACATCCCTCCCTTACTCCCTCCCAcctcttttcattttatatgtGAACATCATAGTTATTCCTTTACTGTTGATGTTGTAATCCTTTTCCTTAAGGAACCCGAGCCCAAGGAATTGTCCATCTATCACTTGGACAAATACCAAAAAAGAACCCATACACCTGGTAATTTGGGGAGGTTGATTATCACATTTTGAAGTTTGTGGGGTGATTGTAAATTAGGGGTGTCAAAGGCAAGTGTAAACTTCATACATCTACTTATCGGTTAAGCAGCTCCCATATATATCATCCTACCATTCACATAAATCTAGTATGCAGTATCGCCTAAAGTCGTCCTCTCACGAGTGATAGGATGCCTTCACACTATTGCCTGCTGACTCCAGGAGAGTCAAGTACTCAGTTATGGATTCACCTTCCTTTTCAACTTCGATGTCATAGTCTGTTAAAGCATCCCCTTTTGCTAGTTCCCCAGCAAGTTCATCTTCCATCTCTGCATCCCGATCTTCTATTTCACCAGAAGTTGACGCTCCTTCAACGCCGTTAATGCTGCTAGAAGCATCAGAAAGTATTGGAATGGAAGAATTAGCACTGTTATCACCAGAAATCCCTTGGTTTGGCTCAGATACTGAATTGTTGTTAGCAGCAAACCCAGGTTGTGAGAGAAGCAGATTCATTGCTTGCTCCACAGTGCCACCAGCCTGAAGAGCAGAAACCGCTGCACACAAGAAACTACATCAGAGTCCTGCTAGTTGCTATAAAGTGGTAGTGGTTTGAGATGCAGAAAATCAATCGAAGCTTTTCCGATACTAGTTATGTTTCTCTCAAATGCCCTAGATGCTAGTTATGTCTCTCTCATATGCCTACAACCCTGATTCTTGGCAATATGTTGAAGGAAACAATGGATTCGGTGGGAATTGGCAGAGTTTTCTACTCATTTTTCAATTCCTCAAGAATATTCACTCTTGGGGATTACGACAAAGGTAGAATTTATGATATTATATTGAATGGAGTAAGAAGAATCAGTGAAAGGGAATTCAATGAGAAGGTTCTGTGACTTTAGTTCCCAAAGTAACAGGTCTTCTTGAAACAAGGGTGAACTAAATGACAAAGATAGACATAAAAAGACTAACCGTAAGTGATactgcaatatttttttattcagttAGTTACCTCTTGATCTGTCGAAACCCATGCGTACAAGCTGTTCAATTGCAGCTTCTGATGCTTGTCGctgtcttttccttttccttgatTCAATATCAACCTGCAGGCAAAGAAAGTTGGTACTGGTAGATGTGTGAAATAAATTATAACCAAAACTATTTCATCGGAAATGCGAGGTGACCTGTATGGCAGAATTAGATTCTGGATTTGTCAAATCATCCAATGCCTTTTGAAAGTCATTCTCATTTCTTCGAAGGGCTTCAGCAGCAAGCTCCTTCTCAAACCTGCCCATTTAAGCAATTCTTAGCTTAATTAGTAACTACAAGGGGGTTCATGCAAGTGCATATATGGTCTTGGACAGTAGGCATCACACTAAATCTTCTGTTTAATATTAAAGTTACCTCAAAATCAAAGACAGCAACAAGCTATTTAAATGTTACActttttaaagataaaaaatcagagacataaagaatgtCATAGAACTAGATACAAATTTCCTAAACAGTAAACCACAAACCCCAAAAATCATATTGGTTGGCATGCTTACCCCACGGAGACCAATTCATTCAATATCTTAAGATCCACAGCTTTCTTTGATGGTGTCATCCCATACTTCTTTTGCTCCCTGCAAAACTTTTGGGCCAGTCAACACAACTGACAGGAAAGATACAAAATAGaccataattaaatttgatcaaGTCACACCCACATGATTTCAGTTCTTCGCCTAATATCCTCCTCCTTTTTCTGCGCTCTCTTTGCCTTCTCCTCAACAAGAAAATCAATTGCACTCCCAACATCTTGATTGCTCATTCGCAAAGCCCTCTTAGCATCACGTTCTTTAAAGCCCATGCTCATTACAAGTGATAAGGCTTCATCTGGCACCTGTAGCTGAAATCAACAATAGGATATAGGAATTGAGATGGAAGAAACGTGTGGAGAAGGTACATTACTTGGATAGAAAGTAAAAATGGTGAAGAGATTAGTTTTGAGGGGGAGGGGGCAGGGAAGTAAAGGAGATGAACAGCTTAGGCAATAAccaaaaagtaatttaataatgatgcAGATAAAGCTAAGGCAATATCTATAGCTAGTTATAAAAAACTTATATTAACACTCCTTTTAAATGAATATAAAAGTTGGCCAAcattttctatacaaattataAGTAATATGCATATGGTAAGTTGGACGTGCAGAGAACATTTCAAAATGATTTATTACAGATCCATTGGTGAAATCTAGGAGACCATAAAACCCAGGGGGGGCAGAGCAAACTGTTCTGTACTCAACCTGTTTGGTATGACCACTTTTTCTTCAGCATTTCTCTGTCTCTTGTTTTGAATGTCAGTATTCCTCAGAACATGTTAGGTATTCAACTAACCTGGAAGTATTTTGCTTGCGCTGTGGTCAATGCATTCCTCGATTTATCAAACTGACCACTGTGATATGCAACCACCCCTTCCAGCAGCTCCAGTCTTAAATGTCTATAAACAggaattcaaaataaattagcTTCACACAGCATATCTAAGAATATCCCCTGACCGGCCAAGAATATACAGAATAAAAACATCCATATGAATACTCACATTGCAAGCTCTGGATGGCGACCTGCTTGGAGGAGTCTGACACGGGAGGAGTCCTTGCCATGAGCACGTTCAATTCCTTCTCTAGCCTTTTCCAAGCGTGCTCCTGCCACCGAGAGCCATCTAATGTCTCGAAGCATGAAATAGCACCACACCATGTCTATTTGCAGTATTGGGACATTGTCAATCAGCTGAAAGGAAACAAGAGATCAACCAAAAGCAGAAGATAAAATATAACCAGAAAGAAACTGAAATGTTATTAACAGAGTTAAATGTCAACAAGATGAAATCACTGAAGTTAGTAAGTTACATTTAAAGAATCCACCAAAATTTCTCCATGTCAACGTTTACTTAGGtagctttaatttttcaaatttcataagCACAGAGTAACTTAAGATCATGTTTAgtgaaattctagaagcaactGTATGTCTAGTGGTCACCAGCAATTTTCATCCCGAAATCCTCGTTCCACAAGCAAATCAGCCAAATGGTATCCATTACAAGACAGTAACTCAGATAGAATTTCAGCTGTTTCAATCAAATGACAAAAGACACCTACTGTGCAATGAAATGGCTCTCAAAGTGGTTAGTCATCAGTCATCTAATCCTATCAATGGACCATATATGTGTAGCAGAAAGAACAGCTGACTCACCTCAATGACCTTAGGATTGCAAAGAGAGAAAGCCTCCTACAAGAAAGAGATTGAACCAACTGGAATTATTCACAGGGAAAATATTTAACTGGGCATTACCACAACCAAATTCCCAtgctaacaaaacaaaaagtggCTAATATAAGATTAAAAATTAGTCATCTACGCAAGATTAAGACATAAAAAATAGGATGGTATACGAGATACTATGTGATTACTGAAAACAATATAATTAACAGATTAGAGTAAAAAAAATCCTTAGTTCAACTTTAAAGCTGTAAACATATAAACTGGAGTACTTAAAAATTGCATTTGATTGTTTCCTTCTGACATGGATCTCAAGAAATGCATTAACTTgatcattattattataattttttattttcttttttcttttttcttttttttttgagggggggggggggggggggggaagtgAATGGGGTGGGGAAGAGGTTAACTGTAATGAAATTTTGAAATCGAAATTCAAAATCATGGAAAGTGTATCAGATTGATTTACAAAAATTCAACTGCCACTGACCTCTCCCATGGTAAGCACTTCCAATGCCTCTTTGTAATTCTCCCTCCTAATTAGTTGTTTTGCATTTGCATGAAGCATCAGACCCATCATCACTGCCCTGCAACATAAAAGTTGAAATCTTCTTCATTGAGAATGGGATCATAGACCATTAAATCTCTCAATAAAGGAATTCCTTGCTCGCATCTAACTGCACTTTCAAAAAATACGAgcaaaattcaattatttatcatACTGCTGATCAGTTTTGGATCCCAGTTGTACTATCTTTCCACTTTGATCTTCAACTTCTATATTAAAGTCTTCAACTGGTAATGAACCATCAGCATGCCTTTTGGACATCACTGTGGCAGCTGCCCTGTTGTGATAGAGATTCCAAAAAGTTAGAAAGAAACAAAGTCACAAGCAAAGCTTtacaatgaaaaacaaaaggCTTCCTTTCCCTTGGTCATCAACATTATCAACtattaaaaatcaaaactatATGAGCCCACCAATATAACATCTAAAAGATAAGATGTAATTATCATGTGGCAGATCATGCAGGTCTAGTAAATGAAAAGCTGTCTCATTGAGAGGTGAAAGCAACTAAGTAAGATGACTGGACAGACAACAATGTCCAAGATTGTTGATACTTTATTTTCTTGCCTTAAAAAGACATTTCATCTTAAGTCCATCATTGCTCGCTTAGCATTTCATCATCCTCTATACTTTATATTGAAATTCACTTCCTAATCCCTAGCATCTAGCAAGGGGAAACAAATTTTCATCAATGGAGAGAAAATGTGATGATTAGGAGGTTTAAAATGGtttcaaggaagaaaaacagCAAGATACGGAAAGTTCCAATATGTCTCAGTCTTAGTTTTGGTCCTTCATGCAAAGAAAATTGCATGTGgcaaatgataaaaaaaatctgGGGTCCTGTATGGAAAGCCAGAGAGAAATTTATAAGCTGATTAATTGAGCGCTAGAATGGTTACGTAATAAGCTTTTCTGATGTTTTCCATAGCTGTTATATTGGTGGGTGTGTGATAACATCTCAAGAAAGAATTTCCAATTACTGCTTTTGCAATCACTGGATTCGTGTTAAACAAACTATTGCACTAGGCTTAATCCAAGTCGGAATTATGCTCCAACTCGGAGGCCTATTAAG
The Alnus glutinosa chromosome 14, dhAlnGlut1.1, whole genome shotgun sequence genome window above contains:
- the LOC133857520 gene encoding uncharacterized protein LOC133857520; translation: MAKLKIAGTWVGVLEVELEEWTVPILREEVAKRSNCAPESINLICAGKLLKDGDGTEKLTHLGVKNNARILASRGCAEEGKSLEGELMAEEERSRRLARVKAAATVMSKRHADGSLPVEDFNIEVEDQSGKIVQLGSKTDQQAVMMGLMLHANAKQLIRRENYKEALEVLTMGEEAFSLCNPKVIELIDNVPILQIDMVWCYFMLRDIRWLSVAGARLEKAREGIERAHGKDSSRVRLLQAGRHPELAIHLRLELLEGVVAYHSGQFDKSRNALTTAQAKYFQLQVPDEALSLVMSMGFKERDAKRALRMSNQDVGSAIDFLVEEKAKRAQKKEEDIRRRTEIMEQKKYGMTPSKKAVDLKILNELVSVGFEKELAAEALRRNENDFQKALDDLTNPESNSAIQVDIESRKRKRQRQASEAAIEQLVRMGFDRSRAVSALQAGGTVEQAMNLLLSQPGFAANNNSVSEPNQGISGDNSANSSIPILSDASSSINGVEGASTSGEIEDRDAEMEDELAGELAKGDALTDYDIEVEKEGESITEYLTLLESAGNSVKASYHS